A section of the Lepidochelys kempii isolate rLepKem1 chromosome 4, rLepKem1.hap2, whole genome shotgun sequence genome encodes:
- the CASP6 gene encoding caspase-6, whose protein sequence is MASSKQQRIGGNSGQIQVDSGPALNTKDGDQNVTETDALERSQPFDPEAQYKMNHRRRGVALIFNHEQFFWHLTLPDRRGTLADRDNLKHSLTELGFEVRCFDDLKAEEVMRNIYEVSMDNHSDADCFVCVFLSHGEDNHVYAYDAKIKVQTVTNMFRGDNCPSLVGKPKIFIIQACRGDKHDDPVIVPDAVDSIVDQSKVNETEVDAAAIYTLPAGADFLMCYSVAEGYYSHRETLNGTWYIQDLCEMIRKYGSSLEFTELLTLVNRKVSHRKVDICRDINAIGKKQIPCFASMLTKKLHFHQKSK, encoded by the exons ATGGCGAGCTCCAAGCAGCAGCGCATCGGCGGCAACTCCG GGCAAATCCAGGTGGATAGTGGGCCTGCTTTAAATACCAAAG ATGGAGACCAAAACGTCACAGAAACAGATGCCCTTGAGAGAAG CCAACCATTTGATCCAGAAGCACAATACAAAATGAACCACAGGCGAAGAGGGGTTGCTTTAATCTTCAATCATGAGCAGTTTTTCTGGCACTTAACACTGCCAGATAGACGTGGCACACTTGCAGACAGAGACAATCTGAAACACAG TTTGACAGAGCTTGGATTTGAAGTCAGATGCTTTGATGACCTTAAAGCAGAAGAGGTTATGCGGAACATTTATGAAG TGTCAATGGACAACCACAGTGATGCTgactgctttgtgtgtgtgttcctgaGCCATGGTGAAGATAATCACGTTTACGCCTATGATGCTAAAATAAAAGTTCAGACAGTGACAAACATGTTCAGAGGAGACAACTGCCCGAGTCTAGTAGGAAAgcctaaaatatttataattcag GCATGTAGAGGGGATAAACACGATGACCCAGTCATTGTTCCGGATGCAGTGGACAGTATTGTAGACCAGTCCAAAGTCAACGAAACTGAAGTGGATGCTGCGGCTATATATACTTTACCTGCTGGTGCAGACTTTCTGATGTGCTACTCGGTTGCAGAAG GTTACTATTCTCATCGTGAAACTCTAAATGGCACCTGGTATATTCAAGACTTGTGTGAGATGATAAGAAAGTATGGTTCTTCCTTGGAGTTCACAGAACTTCTCACTCTGGTTAACAGGAAAGTATCTCATCGCAAAGTGGATATCTGCAGAGACATTAATGCAATAGGAAAGAAGCAGATTCCTTGTTTTGCCTCAATGCTGACTAAAAAATTGCACTTCCATCAAAAATCAAAGTAG